The Aquincola tertiaricarbonis genomic sequence ATTCGGAAAACTTCTCCGAGTCGCGCGACCTGTTCCGGCTGCGCGGCAAGACCATCTACGAACGGCTGTGAAGGTTCGCACGACATGACCTTGAGTTCATCCATGGGGTCGCGCACACCGACCGGCTCGGCCGGCGCACGGCCCTTCACGGCCGGCGCACCCGGCATCACGCCCAACGCCGGGCTGGCACCGGGCGTCGGCACACCCGCCGGTGCGCAGCTGGCCAAGCTCAAGGCCCAGCCGCGCAAACCGGGCGAGGCCTCGTTCTTCTTCTACGAATCGCACTTCAAGAACGTGGCGGTGAAGGTGCTGCCCGGCGAGTACTTCGTGTATGACGAGGACATCCTCATCATGACCACGCTGGGCTCGTGCATTGCCGCCTGCCTGTGGGACCGCGAACGTCGCATCGGCGGCATGAACCACTTCATGCTGCCCGACAGCGGCGGGGCCAACGACAGCGGGCGCTACGGCTCGTTCGCGATGGAACTGCTGATCAACGAGATGATGAAGCGCGGCGCCAGCAAGGTGACGATGGAGGCCAAGGTCTTCGGCGGCGGCGCGGTGGTCAGCGGCATCAACAGCATCAACGTGGGCCAGCGCAACACCGAGTTCGTGCTGGATTACCTCAAGACCGAACGCATTCCGGTCGTCAGCAAGGATGTGCTGGACGTCTTTCCGCGCAAGGTGGTGCTGCTGCCGGCCAGCGGCAAGGCGATGGTCAAGCGCATGGCGCTGACCAACCCGGATGCGCTGATCGCCCAGGACCGCGCAGCCGCCCAGAAGCCCGTCACGAGCGGTGGAGGCTCGGTCGATCTGTTCTGACCGTCTCCGCACTCCAACAAGAAAGCAGTGGACCCTATGGCCAAGACACGAGTGGTGGTGGTGGACGATTCAGCGCTGGTGCGCAGTCTGCTCTCCGAGATCATCAATCGCCAGCCCGACATGCAGTGCGTGGGCGTGGCCGCCGACCCGTTCGTGGCGCGCGAGACCATCCGCAACCTGAATCCGGACGTGATCACGCTGGACGTGGAGATGCCGCGCATGGACGGCCTGGACTTCCTGTCCAAGCTGATGCGGCTGCGGCCGATGCCGGTGGTGATGGTGTCCACGCTGACCGAACGCGGTGCCGAAGTGACGCTGCGCGCGCTGGAACTGGGCGCGGTGGACTTCGTGGCCAAGCCCAAGATCGGCCTGGCCGACGGCATCAAGCACCTGGCCGAGGAAATCACCGACAAGATCCGCATGGCCTCGAAGGCCCGCATCCGCCGCAACCTGGTGCCGGCCACCGCCGCTGCCACGGCCGCCGCGGGCGGGCAGGCGGCCGCGGCCGCGCCCAAGGCGCCGGCACCCAACGTGTCGCCGCTCGGCCGGCTGAGCACCGAGAAGATCCTCTTCATCGGCGCCTCCACCGGCGGCACCGAAGCCACCAAGGACGTGCTGGTGAACCTGCCGCCCGACTTTCCGGCGGTGATGATCACGCAGCACATGCCC encodes the following:
- a CDS encoding protein-glutamate methylesterase/protein-glutamine glutaminase, which produces MAKTRVVVVDDSALVRSLLSEIINRQPDMQCVGVAADPFVARETIRNLNPDVITLDVEMPRMDGLDFLSKLMRLRPMPVVMVSTLTERGAEVTLRALELGAVDFVAKPKIGLADGIKHLAEEITDKIRMASKARIRRNLVPATAAATAAAGGQAAAAAPKAPAPNVSPLGRLSTEKILFIGASTGGTEATKDVLVNLPPDFPAVMITQHMPPGFTTSYAKRLDGLSRIRVKEATDGERVLPGHAYLAPGGLHLSVERSGANYIARVRDGEPVNRHKPSVEVLFDSAARVVGANAMGLMLTGMGGDGAKAMKAMRDAGAYNVCQDEASCVVFGMPREAIAHGAAHEVLPLNRIASHLVERLRSTAGMSTNRV
- the cheD gene encoding chemoreceptor glutamine deamidase CheD, which codes for MGSRTPTGSAGARPFTAGAPGITPNAGLAPGVGTPAGAQLAKLKAQPRKPGEASFFFYESHFKNVAVKVLPGEYFVYDEDILIMTTLGSCIAACLWDRERRIGGMNHFMLPDSGGANDSGRYGSFAMELLINEMMKRGASKVTMEAKVFGGGAVVSGINSINVGQRNTEFVLDYLKTERIPVVSKDVLDVFPRKVVLLPASGKAMVKRMALTNPDALIAQDRAAAQKPVTSGGGSVDLF